A portion of the Luxibacter massiliensis genome contains these proteins:
- a CDS encoding TetR/AcrR family transcriptional regulator: MPRKKQSTKSRIVKAAWNLFYKNGYDDTTVEDIIKLSKTSKGTFYHYFKGKDALLSTLSDLFDQKYEEINASLDKTLSSRDKLLLLNHELFYMIETSIDLNLLASLYSSQLVTRDNRSLLDDDRYYFQLISEIITEGIHSGEFSHTSASEDLIKIYTMYERGLLYDWALCGGNYSLSAYSDRLLPHVLDGFKQGIGQKGKA, encoded by the coding sequence ATGCCCCGTAAAAAACAAAGTACAAAAAGCAGAATCGTAAAAGCCGCCTGGAATTTATTTTACAAAAATGGATACGATGATACGACTGTAGAGGATATTATCAAACTTTCCAAAACATCAAAAGGAACCTTTTACCACTACTTCAAGGGAAAGGATGCTCTGCTTTCCACATTGTCTGATCTTTTTGACCAAAAATACGAAGAAATAAATGCATCCCTTGATAAAACCCTTTCTTCCAGAGACAAACTACTGCTCCTCAACCACGAGCTGTTTTATATGATTGAGACCAGTATTGATTTAAATTTGCTGGCCTCCTTATACTCCTCACAGCTGGTTACCCGGGACAACCGCTCGCTGCTGGACGATGACCGCTATTATTTCCAACTAATATCCGAAATTATAACAGAAGGTATACACTCTGGCGAATTTAGCCATACTTCAGCCTCAGAGGACTTGATTAAAATATATACTATGTATGAGAGAGGACTTCTATATGACTGGGCACTCTGCGGAGGCAATTACTCACTTTCCGCATACAGCGACAGGCTGCTGCCACATGTGCTGGATGGGTTTAAACAGGGTATAGGACAAAAAGGCAAAGCATGA
- a CDS encoding proline racemase family protein, with the protein MNYNPKINLDAFEASFKAIDTHTVGEFTRIIMSGFPELKGNTMMERKQYLAKNFDKYRQALMFEPRGHHDMFGALVTEPVNPEADFGVIFMDTGEYLNMCGHGTIGTTTALIEAGLVPAKEPYTEVVLDAPAGLIRVKAEVKNNKVLNVTLTNVPAFLYKENLTTVIDGKSVQYDIAFGGSFFALVDIEQLGWTVDKESIPKLTDFGMKLVRQVNREVEIKHPELDITTVDLAELYCHTGTEGCDYRNVVIFGDYMADRSPCGTGTSAKLATLYSRGEIKIGEPFVYESFIGSQFKGVIKEETTVGAFHAVIPQITGSAYVTGESTYVIDPDDPLKYGFKVSRGE; encoded by the coding sequence ATGAATTACAATCCCAAAATCAACCTGGACGCATTTGAAGCATCTTTCAAAGCTATCGATACTCATACCGTGGGGGAATTTACCCGTATTATTATGTCTGGTTTTCCAGAATTGAAAGGAAATACCATGATGGAGCGCAAGCAGTATTTGGCAAAAAATTTTGATAAGTACCGCCAGGCTCTTATGTTTGAACCCAGAGGGCACCACGACATGTTTGGCGCCCTGGTCACAGAGCCAGTAAATCCTGAGGCCGACTTTGGTGTTATATTCATGGATACCGGCGAATATCTTAATATGTGCGGCCACGGTACTATCGGCACTACAACTGCCTTAATTGAGGCAGGTTTAGTTCCTGCCAAAGAGCCTTACACAGAAGTAGTATTGGACGCTCCAGCCGGACTTATTCGTGTAAAGGCAGAAGTTAAGAATAATAAAGTTCTTAATGTCACCCTCACCAATGTACCGGCATTTCTATATAAAGAGAACCTGACTACAGTAATCGACGGAAAATCAGTTCAGTATGACATCGCATTCGGGGGAAGTTTTTTTGCACTGGTGGATATCGAACAACTTGGTTGGACAGTTGACAAGGAATCCATTCCCAAACTAACTGACTTTGGGATGAAGCTGGTACGTCAAGTAAATAGGGAAGTGGAGATTAAGCATCCCGAACTGGATATTACCACTGTAGATCTGGCAGAATTGTACTGCCACACAGGGACAGAAGGATGTGATTATCGAAACGTAGTAATTTTCGGAGATTATATGGCTGACCGGTCCCCCTGTGGAACAGGCACAAGCGCAAAACTTGCCACATTGTACTCACGGGGAGAGATTAAAATTGGAGAACCATTTGTATATGAAAGTTTTATCGGTTCTCAATTTAAAGGAGTCATAAAAGAGGAGACAACAGTTGGGGCGTTTCACGCGGTGATTCCTCAAATTACGGGAAGCGCTTATGTCACAGGAGAGTCCACTTATGTAATCGACCCTGATGACCCTCTCAAATATGGTTTTAAAGTATCCCGCGGAGAGTAA
- the prdC gene encoding proline reductase-associated electron transfer protein PrdC yields MGNLQFLLRQHVGAPCKPVVETGDEVEKGTLLAVPEGLGANIFSSVYGEVEAVLEDRVVIRPDEEQKEGFVPISEGTYLDMVKEAGVVGMGGAGFPTGVKLGTDLKGGYILVNAAECEPGLYHNIRQIEENMEITLRGIKYCMEISNAAKAIIAIKAKNKKAVEIIRSAIQEEESIFIHLLPDIYPMGEERAVVREALGKLLDPTQLPSAADSIVINVETVLRVAEAIEQRKPCYSKNMTIIGKINGGNQPHVYMDVPVGTSVGDLISQAGGIDGVYGEIIMGGPFTGTPTTLDAPVTKTTGGIIVTIDLPDLHGAPVGLLICACGGSEARMRDICEKMHGNVVSVGRCKQAVEMKNGTLKCENPGNCPGQAQKCLQFKKDGAEYIIIGNCSDCSNTVMGSAPKMKLKVFHQTDHVMRTINHPLYRRLTVSKQVDQLPEGK; encoded by the coding sequence ATGGGAAATTTACAGTTTTTGCTGAGGCAGCATGTAGGTGCTCCGTGTAAGCCAGTTGTTGAAACCGGGGATGAAGTGGAGAAGGGCACATTGTTGGCTGTACCGGAAGGCCTTGGCGCTAATATTTTTTCTAGTGTATATGGGGAAGTGGAAGCTGTTCTTGAGGACCGGGTTGTTATCAGGCCTGATGAAGAACAGAAAGAAGGATTTGTTCCAATCAGTGAAGGGACGTATCTGGATATGGTGAAGGAGGCCGGTGTAGTCGGGATGGGCGGAGCTGGTTTTCCTACAGGCGTTAAGCTTGGCACGGATCTGAAAGGCGGATATATTTTGGTAAATGCGGCTGAGTGCGAGCCGGGATTATACCATAATATCCGGCAAATTGAGGAGAATATGGAGATAACACTCAGAGGGATTAAATACTGTATGGAGATTTCTAATGCAGCTAAAGCTATTATCGCAATTAAAGCGAAAAATAAGAAGGCTGTGGAAATAATCCGCAGCGCAATTCAGGAGGAAGAGTCTATATTTATCCATCTTTTGCCAGATATTTATCCTATGGGTGAAGAGCGTGCTGTTGTGAGGGAAGCGCTGGGCAAGTTGCTGGATCCTACACAGCTGCCGTCAGCGGCAGACTCCATTGTGATAAATGTGGAAACGGTTTTGCGTGTAGCAGAAGCTATTGAGCAGAGAAAACCATGTTACAGTAAAAATATGACTATTATAGGTAAGATAAATGGCGGGAATCAGCCCCATGTTTATATGGATGTTCCCGTTGGGACAAGTGTAGGAGACCTGATCAGCCAGGCAGGCGGTATTGATGGCGTATATGGCGAGATTATCATGGGAGGGCCTTTCACAGGAACTCCAACAACATTGGATGCACCTGTTACGAAAACGACTGGGGGCATAATTGTTACCATTGACCTCCCCGATTTACATGGTGCCCCGGTAGGCCTTTTGATCTGTGCCTGTGGTGGGAGCGAAGCACGTATGCGTGATATCTGTGAGAAAATGCATGGTAATGTTGTGTCAGTAGGCAGATGTAAACAGGCGGTTGAAATGAAGAATGGAACCTTAAAGTGTGAGAATCCGGGAAATTGTCCGGGACAGGCCCAAAAATGCCTGCAGTTTAAGAAGGATGGCGCAGAATATATCATTATAGGTAATTGTTCGGATTGTTCCAACACTGTCATGGGTTCTGCACCAAAGATGAAATTAAAAGTGTTCCACCAGACGGATCACGTGATGAGGACGATTAACCATCCTCTTTATCGCAGGCTTACGGTTTCTAAACAGGTAGACCAGCTGCCGGAAGGCAAATAA
- the prdA gene encoding D-proline reductase (dithiol) proprotein PrdA, with product MSITAETAKEHAKDPAVLCCRAEEGITIQAANLEDPAIFDDLVDSGLLDLEGALTIEQVLGAKLTKTCDSLCPLTPDVVEGAKAAEEKAEENPAPVRENPPVPPAAAIPAVGGVLKIHIGEGKDIDIELPMGVAGDGSAISAPVDAHHPEAGGEAVKSPEEKVVRSLVRKHYNITEVKRGPETKIEGTTLFIREGIEKECIESQELVHDLKIDIINPDNYHTYSETIMDVQPIACKEGEDEVGSGTTRVLDGVVMMVTGTDANGVQIGEFGSSEGYLDENIMWNRPGAPDKGEIFIKTQVTIKEGTNMERPGPLAAHTATDHITQEIREALKGLEDDSLVTDTENFEQIRRPGKKKVVIVKEIMGQGAMHDNLLLPVEPVGVLGAKPNVDLGNVPVCVSPLEVLDGCIHALTCIGPASKEMSRHYWREPLVLETLHDPEVDLCGVIFVGSPQINSEKFYVSKRVGMMVEMMDVDGAFITTEGFGNNHIDFASHHEQIGMRGIPVVGMSFCAVQGALVVGNKYMTNMVDNNKSESGIENEVLACNTLCHEDAVRALSMLKNAMAGEEVKAAERKWNPNVKSTNVELISNVTGKPVELVKNEQSLPMSEKRKEKYD from the coding sequence ATGTCAATTACAGCTGAAACAGCAAAAGAACATGCGAAAGACCCGGCAGTGCTTTGCTGCAGGGCCGAAGAGGGCATTACTATTCAGGCGGCGAACCTGGAGGATCCAGCTATCTTTGATGACCTGGTAGATTCTGGACTTTTAGACCTGGAAGGTGCGCTGACAATTGAACAGGTACTGGGAGCTAAGCTTACTAAGACTTGTGATTCTCTGTGCCCATTGACACCAGATGTGGTGGAGGGTGCAAAAGCCGCCGAAGAAAAAGCGGAAGAGAACCCCGCACCGGTTCGGGAAAATCCCCCTGTTCCACCGGCTGCGGCTATTCCAGCAGTAGGAGGGGTTCTTAAGATCCATATTGGTGAAGGGAAAGATATTGATATTGAACTGCCGATGGGAGTTGCCGGAGATGGGTCTGCCATTTCGGCGCCTGTCGATGCGCATCACCCCGAAGCTGGCGGGGAGGCTGTAAAGTCTCCAGAGGAGAAGGTGGTCAGAAGCCTGGTGAGAAAGCATTATAATATTACAGAGGTGAAGCGTGGGCCGGAGACAAAAATTGAAGGGACCACATTGTTTATCCGCGAGGGAATTGAAAAAGAATGCATAGAATCTCAGGAACTTGTACATGATCTGAAGATTGATATCATTAATCCAGATAATTACCACACATACTCGGAAACGATTATGGATGTACAGCCTATTGCCTGCAAAGAAGGGGAAGATGAGGTTGGCAGCGGCACTACAAGGGTGTTGGATGGCGTGGTTATGATGGTTACAGGTACAGATGCCAATGGAGTGCAGATTGGGGAATTTGGTTCTTCAGAAGGGTATCTGGATGAAAATATTATGTGGAACCGCCCGGGGGCGCCTGATAAAGGTGAAATATTCATTAAGACTCAGGTGACAATTAAAGAAGGGACGAATATGGAGAGGCCAGGCCCGCTGGCAGCCCATACTGCCACGGATCACATTACCCAGGAAATCAGAGAGGCGTTAAAGGGATTGGAGGACGACTCCCTGGTTACAGATACAGAAAATTTTGAGCAGATCAGAAGGCCAGGCAAGAAAAAGGTTGTCATTGTCAAGGAAATCATGGGACAAGGAGCCATGCATGACAATTTGCTCCTTCCTGTTGAGCCAGTCGGCGTACTTGGGGCAAAGCCGAATGTGGATCTTGGTAATGTGCCGGTATGTGTTTCTCCGCTGGAAGTATTAGACGGATGTATCCATGCGCTGACATGTATCGGGCCGGCATCCAAAGAGATGTCTAGACATTACTGGAGAGAACCGCTTGTTTTGGAAACACTCCATGATCCTGAGGTGGATCTCTGCGGCGTGATATTTGTGGGCAGTCCGCAGATTAACTCAGAGAAGTTTTATGTCTCAAAAAGAGTCGGCATGATGGTAGAAATGATGGATGTAGACGGTGCTTTCATTACGACTGAGGGATTTGGAAATAACCATATTGATTTTGCAAGCCATCATGAGCAGATTGGAATGCGTGGAATTCCTGTTGTTGGTATGTCTTTCTGCGCAGTTCAGGGTGCTCTGGTCGTTGGTAATAAATATATGACTAATATGGTTGATAATAATAAATCCGAGTCCGGTATAGAAAATGAAGTGCTTGCCTGCAATACACTCTGCCATGAGGACGCTGTCCGTGCACTTTCGATGCTGAAGAATGCCATGGCAGGAGAGGAAGTAAAGGCTGCGGAGAGAAAATGGAATCCCAATGTCAAGTCTACGAATGTGGAATTGATATCTAATGTAACAGGCAAGCCGGTCGAACTGGTAAAGAATGAGCAGTCCCTGCCGATGAGCGAGAAAAGAAAAGAGAAATACGACTAA
- a CDS encoding CBO2463/CBO2479 domain-containing protein, whose product MSYGDKIIRMEGVIVEVYDGCVGIDLKGRLGYLKIPMRMLISDYPLKAGQEVAWNMSFIEQLGPEVNDKYISNLEASNRRQEEMHKADRNNKEVEQ is encoded by the coding sequence TTGAGCTATGGAGACAAAATTATCCGTATGGAAGGCGTCATTGTAGAAGTCTATGATGGATGCGTGGGAATCGATCTGAAAGGCAGGCTGGGGTACCTAAAAATACCTATGCGCATGCTGATCAGTGATTACCCTCTGAAAGCTGGCCAGGAGGTTGCATGGAACATGAGTTTTATAGAGCAGCTTGGCCCTGAAGTAAATGATAAATATATAAGCAATCTGGAGGCGTCTAACAGACGACAGGAAGAAATGCATAAAGCAGACAGAAATAACAAGGAGGTAGAACAATGA
- the prdB gene encoding D-proline reductase (dithiol) protein PrdB, producing the protein MSLTTTKGLQSEIYVPITPPAVWTPVKKELKDMSIALATAAGVHCKSQERFNLAGDSTWRKITNDTPSSELMVSHGGYDNGDVNKDINCMFPIDRIHELAAEGFIRACAPVHAGFMGGGGNQDKFKNETGPAIAQMFKEEDVDAVILTAGUGTCHRSAVLVQRAIEEAGIPTIIIAALPPVVRQTGTPRAVAPLVPMGANAGAPNDVEMQTNIMKATLEQLIKIDSPGKVVPLPFEYVAKV; encoded by the coding sequence ATGAGTTTGACAACCACAAAAGGGTTACAGTCAGAAATTTACGTTCCGATTACCCCTCCGGCGGTGTGGACACCAGTTAAAAAAGAGCTTAAAGATATGTCTATTGCCCTTGCAACAGCTGCAGGCGTCCACTGCAAGAGTCAGGAAAGGTTTAACCTTGCCGGAGACTCTACCTGGAGAAAGATAACGAACGATACGCCGTCAAGCGAACTGATGGTATCCCATGGCGGGTATGATAATGGAGATGTAAATAAAGATATTAACTGTATGTTCCCCATAGACAGAATCCATGAATTGGCGGCAGAGGGTTTTATAAGAGCTTGCGCGCCAGTACATGCCGGCTTTATGGGAGGCGGTGGAAATCAGGATAAATTTAAAAATGAAACAGGGCCTGCAATCGCACAGATGTTCAAAGAAGAAGATGTAGATGCAGTTATCCTGACCGCTGGCTGAGGCACCTGCCACCGCTCTGCAGTATTGGTGCAGAGAGCGATTGAAGAGGCTGGAATACCTACAATTATTATTGCGGCCCTTCCCCCAGTTGTCCGTCAGACTGGTACACCTCGTGCTGTAGCTCCGTTAGTCCCTATGGGTGCTAACGCAGGCGCGCCTAACGATGTAGAAATGCAGACGAATATTATGAAAGCAACACTGGAGCAGCTGATTAAAATTGATTCACCTGGCAAAGTAGTACCTCTGCCATTTGAATATGTAGCGAAAGTGTAG
- the prdD gene encoding proline reductase cluster protein PrdD, producing the protein MPNVEEDLRRLVIKTFHITEVIQDERNDIPSPEMLTVNPECAKEFLRQEPLIDSIGIHIIPPGAHDRLTNTIMDIIPISTKVLGELGEGITHTLTGVYVMLTGADTEGKQTHEFGSSEGNLKERLYLGRAGTPSDDDYIISFDVILKAGMGQERPGPLAAHRACDKFVGIYRERLKKLKGDLCAERHEYHDIVRPGKKKVLIIKQVAGQGAMYDTWLFPKEPSGVEGGRSIIDMGNMPVLLTPNEYRDGILRAMQ; encoded by the coding sequence ATGCCCAATGTTGAGGAGGATTTAAGGCGTCTTGTTATCAAGACATTTCATATTACGGAAGTTATACAGGATGAAAGAAATGATATTCCCTCCCCGGAGATGCTGACTGTCAATCCAGAGTGTGCGAAGGAGTTCCTGCGCCAGGAGCCGTTGATTGACAGTATAGGTATTCACATTATTCCTCCGGGGGCGCATGATAGGCTAACAAATACAATTATGGACATTATCCCAATATCGACAAAGGTGCTTGGGGAACTGGGAGAAGGGATCACCCATACGCTTACTGGAGTGTACGTTATGCTTACTGGTGCTGATACGGAAGGGAAACAAACTCATGAATTTGGTTCTTCAGAGGGGAATTTAAAGGAACGGTTATATTTGGGGAGGGCTGGCACCCCTTCGGATGATGACTATATTATATCCTTCGATGTTATCCTGAAAGCAGGGATGGGACAAGAAAGGCCAGGGCCTTTGGCTGCCCATCGTGCCTGCGACAAGTTTGTGGGCATATACAGAGAGCGGCTTAAGAAATTGAAAGGGGATCTTTGTGCCGAGCGGCATGAATATCATGATATAGTGCGTCCCGGCAAGAAAAAAGTACTTATTATAAAACAGGTAGCAGGACAGGGGGCTATGTATGATACATGGCTTTTTCCTAAGGAGCCTTCTGGTGTAGAAGGAGGACGTTCTATTATTGACATGGGTAATATGCCTGTGCTGCTTACCCCTAATGAATATCGGGATGGCATACTTAGGGCAATGCAGTGA
- a CDS encoding glycine/sarcosine/betaine reductase component B subunit, whose protein sequence is MGIGPSTKETTLHHFRDPLLDVVSSDEDIDLLGVLIVGTPDENEDKMLVGTRAAVMAECMRADGVILSSDGWGNSDVDYANMCEQLGIRGIPVTGLKFSGKNGGFVVENKYLSGIKDINKSEEGIETCVVGENNVTALDAKTVAAMLKLKMRQ, encoded by the coding sequence ATGGGGATAGGACCTTCAACCAAGGAGACGACACTACACCATTTCAGAGACCCGTTACTGGATGTGGTTTCATCAGATGAAGATATTGACCTATTAGGCGTGCTTATTGTTGGGACTCCAGATGAGAACGAAGATAAAATGTTAGTGGGTACCAGAGCTGCTGTCATGGCAGAATGTATGCGTGCCGACGGGGTGATTCTCTCATCAGATGGATGGGGGAACAGCGACGTGGACTATGCGAATATGTGTGAACAGCTGGGAATTCGCGGGATCCCAGTTACGGGCCTGAAGTTCAGCGGGAAAAATGGCGGCTTTGTAGTAGAAAATAAATACCTGTCGGGCATCAAAGACATTAATAAAAGCGAGGAAGGCATTGAGACCTGCGTGGTAGGAGAAAATAATGTCACTGCTTTAGATGCCAAGACAGTTGCCGCTATGCTCAAACTGAAAATGAGGCAGTGA
- a CDS encoding CAP domain-containing protein, which produces MKMKKYVAVLVASVMVWSMSLGALAEEASLAPSIGEPEAVQAEEVLGDEQILSEPQQQESESHAEEAGNLESDAGTGEEKQSQGDAAEEASLNTMPEDVAGQVSDASEGGEGTIAPADDSGSLEPAEDPNISVTYQTHVQTYGWQDWVNDGAMSGTSGEAKRLEGIKIKLGNQDGIRYRTHVQTYGWQDWVSDGDMSGTSGEAKRLEAIQIELTGSMAEKYDVYYRVHAQTFGWMGWAKNGGYAGSSGYAKRLEGIEIRLVAKGGAAPGSAEGAYRHPLIQYQTHVQTYGWQGWKQDGAVSGTSGQAKRLEGIEIRLVDPEFSGDVRYKTHVQTYGWQDWVSNGAMSGTSGQAKRLEAIQIELTGDMAAQYDIYYRVHAQTFGWMGWAHNGEPAGTAGYAKRLEGIEIQLVPKGGNPPGSTENYFREKTEDNNQGNNSGNEAASKVIEIVNQERAKENRSALKYDAELEKAAMARAKELEALFSHTRPDGSSCFTVLGEYGISYSGAGENIAAGQRSPEEVMNSWMNSQGHRENIMQDSYEKIGVGHYQGQDGTQYWVQLFIY; this is translated from the coding sequence ATGAAAATGAAGAAGTATGTTGCTGTCCTCGTGGCGTCAGTTATGGTGTGGTCAATGTCTTTGGGTGCCTTGGCAGAGGAAGCCAGCCTTGCGCCAAGCATTGGCGAACCAGAAGCAGTCCAGGCAGAGGAGGTCTTGGGAGATGAGCAAATACTAAGTGAACCACAGCAACAGGAGTCAGAGTCTCATGCTGAAGAGGCCGGGAACTTGGAGAGTGATGCAGGTACAGGTGAAGAGAAGCAGAGCCAAGGAGACGCTGCAGAGGAAGCGAGTTTAAATACGATGCCAGAAGATGTGGCAGGACAAGTTTCGGATGCGTCAGAAGGCGGAGAAGGAACTATTGCTCCTGCCGACGATTCAGGCAGTTTGGAACCAGCAGAGGATCCAAATATAAGTGTTACTTACCAAACCCATGTACAGACCTATGGCTGGCAGGATTGGGTAAATGACGGCGCTATGAGCGGAACGAGCGGCGAGGCAAAACGTCTGGAAGGAATCAAGATTAAACTGGGAAATCAAGACGGGATTCGATACAGAACTCATGTACAGACCTATGGCTGGCAGGATTGGGTAAGTGACGGAGATATGAGCGGCACAAGTGGTGAAGCGAAACGCCTGGAGGCCATACAAATAGAACTGACAGGCAGTATGGCAGAAAAATATGATGTATATTACCGTGTTCATGCACAAACCTTTGGCTGGATGGGTTGGGCCAAAAATGGCGGATATGCCGGTTCATCGGGATATGCTAAACGCTTGGAAGGTATAGAAATCAGGTTGGTAGCAAAAGGCGGAGCTGCTCCTGGCAGTGCGGAAGGGGCATACAGACATCCGTTGATACAATACCAAACCCATGTGCAGACCTATGGCTGGCAGGGGTGGAAGCAGGATGGAGCCGTGAGCGGGACAAGCGGCCAGGCAAAGCGCCTGGAAGGTATAGAGATTCGGCTTGTGGATCCGGAGTTTTCAGGAGATGTCCGTTATAAAACGCATGTACAGACCTATGGCTGGCAGGACTGGGTAAGCAATGGAGCTATGAGCGGGACAAGCGGCCAGGCAAAGCGTTTGGAGGCCATACAAATAGAACTGACAGGTGATATGGCCGCCCAATATGATATATATTACCGTGTCCATGCACAGACCTTCGGTTGGATGGGATGGGCCCACAATGGAGAGCCGGCAGGCACAGCGGGATATGCTAAACGCCTCGAGGGCATAGAGATCCAGCTTGTTCCAAAGGGGGGCAACCCGCCAGGAAGTACAGAGAACTATTTCCGGGAGAAAACTGAGGACAACAATCAAGGAAACAACAGCGGAAATGAAGCCGCCTCAAAAGTGATCGAGATTGTTAATCAGGAGCGGGCTAAAGAAAACCGTTCTGCGCTGAAGTATGATGCGGAGCTGGAAAAAGCGGCGATGGCTAGGGCAAAGGAATTAGAAGCATTGTTTTCACACACCCGTCCTGACGGTTCATCATGCTTTACAGTTTTGGGTGAATATGGTATTTCGTATAGCGGAGCAGGTGAAAATATAGCAGCTGGCCAAAGATCCCCGGAAGAAGTGATGAACAGCTGGATGAACAGCCAGGGACACAGAGAGAATATCATGCAGGATTCGTATGAGAAGATAGGAGTAGGGCATTATCAGGGGCAAGATGGAACACAGTACTGGGTGCAGTTGTTTATTTATTAA
- the rpsJ gene encoding 30S ribosomal protein S10 yields MASQVMRITLKAYDHQLVDASAKKIIETVKKNGSQVSGPVPLPTKKEVVTILRAVHKYKDSREQFEQRTHKRLIDIITPTQKTVDALSRLEMPAGVYIDIKMKNK; encoded by the coding sequence ATGGCAAGTCAAGTAATGAGAATCACATTGAAAGCATATGATCACCAGTTGGTTGATGCATCTGCTAAGAAAATCATCGAAACTGTAAAAAAGAATGGATCACAAGTGAGCGGACCGGTGCCACTTCCGACTAAGAAGGAGGTTGTTACAATTTTAAGGGCCGTACACAAGTATAAAGATTCCAGAGAGCAGTTCGAGCAGAGAACTCATAAGAGGCTGATCGATATCATAACACCCACACAGAAAACTGTGGATGCATTATCTAGGTTGGAAATGCCGGCAGGTGTCTATATTGATATCAAAATGAAAAATAAGTAA
- the rplC gene encoding 50S ribosomal protein L3, which translates to MKKAILATKVGMTQIFSEDGVLTPVTVLQAGPCVVTQVKTVENDGYNAVQVGFVDKKDKIITKDKSGKKEIAHRHGVTKAEKGHFDKAGVSGKRYVKEFKFENAEEYALAQEIKADIFEAGDKIDATAVSKGKGFQGAIKRHNQSRGPMTHGSKFHRHAGSNGAASDPSKVFKGKKMPGQMGNKQITVQNLEVVRVDAENNLLLVKGSVPGPRKCLVTIKETVKSAN; encoded by the coding sequence ATGAAGAAAGCTATTTTAGCTACAAAAGTCGGAATGACTCAAATCTTCAGCGAAGATGGAGTGCTGACTCCGGTAACTGTACTTCAGGCCGGACCATGTGTGGTAACACAGGTTAAGACAGTGGAAAATGATGGTTATAATGCAGTTCAGGTCGGGTTTGTTGACAAGAAAGACAAGATTATCACAAAAGATAAAAGTGGTAAGAAAGAGATTGCCCACAGACACGGCGTGACCAAAGCTGAGAAAGGCCATTTCGATAAGGCTGGGGTTTCTGGCAAAAGGTATGTAAAAGAATTTAAATTTGAGAATGCAGAGGAATATGCATTGGCTCAGGAAATAAAGGCAGACATCTTTGAGGCAGGAGATAAGATTGATGCGACTGCTGTTTCAAAAGGGAAAGGCTTCCAGGGTGCGATTAAGCGCCACAACCAGAGCAGAGGGCCAATGACACATGGTTCAAAGTTCCATCGTCATGCTGGTTCTAACGGTGCGGCATCTGATCCAAGTAAAGTATTTAAGGGCAAAAAGATGCCTGGCCAGATGGGTAACAAGCAAATTACAGTTCAGAATCTTGAGGTTGTCAGAGTAGATGCTGAAAACAATCTGCTTTTGGTAAAAGGCTCAGTGCCAGGACCAAGGAAGTGTCTTGTGACAATTAAAGAAACTGTAAAGTCTGCAAACTAA
- the rplD gene encoding 50S ribosomal protein L4: protein MANVSVYNIEGKEVGTIDLNDAVFGVEINEHLVHMAVVNQLANKRQGTQKAKTRSEVSGGGRKPWRQKGTGHARQGSTRAPQWTGGGVVFAPVPRDYSFKMNKKEKRAALKSALTSRVEDKKFIVIDELKFDEIKTKKFQAVLNNLNINKALVVLEDENKNVEISARNIPGVKTAHTNTINVYDILKYNTVIATKAVVATIEEVYA, encoded by the coding sequence ATGGCAAATGTATCTGTTTATAATATCGAAGGTAAAGAAGTTGGTACAATCGATTTGAACGATGCTGTGTTTGGTGTTGAGATTAATGAGCATCTCGTACACATGGCTGTTGTAAACCAGCTTGCAAACAAACGTCAGGGAACACAGAAGGCAAAGACCCGTTCAGAAGTTTCCGGAGGCGGAAGAAAACCATGGAGACAGAAGGGAACAGGCCATGCACGGCAGGGTTCAACAAGAGCTCCACAGTGGACAGGCGGCGGAGTTGTATTTGCCCCGGTACCAAGGGATTATTCTTTTAAGATGAACAAAAAAGAAAAGAGAGCGGCATTGAAGTCAGCTCTTACTTCCAGAGTAGAAGATAAAAAGTTTATCGTGATCGATGAACTGAAATTTGATGAAATCAAAACTAAAAAGTTCCAGGCAGTACTGAATAACCTGAATATCAATAAAGCTTTGGTGGTCCTTGAGGATGAGAACAAGAACGTTGAGATTTCAGCGCGTAATATTCCTGGCGTCAAGACTGCCCACACAAATACGATTAACGTATATGATATTTTAAAATACAACACAGTAATTGCTACTAAGGCTGTTGTTGCAACTATTGAGGAGGTGTACGCATAA